Within the Prochlorococcus sp. MIT 1300 genome, the region TTGATGCTATTAATATTTTTGCGGCTTTTGTACCATTTTTTGTTATAGGAATTTTTATAAATACTTTAATTGAGGGGGTAGCAAGTTGAGCCAATGCAAAACCACAGTCGATGATTTTGGTGGCTGTTTCACCCCAGGCTTGAATATGAAGTTCTTTTATCCCAAGTTGTTCTGCTTCTTTTACAAATCTCCGGAAATTAATTATTTCTGATGACTCTTTAGATGCTTTAAGTAGAGAAGGGTTAGTAGTGATTCCTGAAAAAAGTCCTAATGGTAAACATTCAGCCCAGGCTGTTCTGTCAGCACTGTCAAGAAAAAGTTTAAGTCCCATTCAATGCTCCTTTGCATTGGAATTGGACTTAACTTAGAAGAAATCTTATCTATTTAGGGATTTAAGGATTTGCTTGCTTGGACTCGCGCACGAGCACGACTAAGCACTTGTTGAGCCTTTAGCTTTTCAGTGGAAGGTTCTTGGCCTTCAAATTGACTTAAGTTTGTTTTGGCTTTTTCAAGTTCTGCTTCTGCAGAGGATGAGTTAATACTTTCTCCTAACTCTGCTCCATTCACTAGCACAGTTACATCATCAGCTTCGACTTCTGCGAATCCACCCATTAAGGCAATCGAATTCCAGTTGCCGTTTGTTAGAACTCTCATAACGCCTATATCTAGGGCTGTAACCATAGATATATGTCCAGGTAATACTCCAAGTAAACCAGTAGTACTTGGAAGAATTATCTCGTCTGCTGGACCATCGAAAACGCTTTTGTCGGGCGCCAGCACCCTAAGTGTGAGGGACATTAGTTAATAGCGTTGAAGGTGACTGATTGGTTAGGGATTTTGGAAGCCTTGGAGGAATCAAGAGATTTGATTATCCCTTTGCTTCTGCGGAAATTTTTTCTGCTTTCGCCTTGACTTCATCGATGTTGCCAACCAAATAGAAGGCTTGTTCTGGAAGGTGGTCGAGTTCTCCAGAAAGAATCATGTTGAAGCCAGCGATAGTGTCTTCTAACTTCACATATTTACCGGACATACCGGTAAATATTTCAGCTACAAAGAATGGCTGGGATAGGAATTTTTCGATCTTTCTTGCACGGTCAACAGTTCTACGATCTTCTTCAGAGAGTTCATCCAAACCAAGAATTGCAATGATGTCTTGAAGTTCTTTATATCGCTGGAGAGTGGATTGAACGCTTCTAGCAGTTTGATAGTGTTCGTCGCCAACAACTGAAGGTTGCAGCATGGTACTAGTGGAGTCCAACGGGTCAACTGCTGGATAAATGCCTTTGGCTGCTAATGCACGTGCTAAAACCGTTGTTGCATCAAGGTGGGCGAAAGTTGTAGCAGGGGCAGGATCAGTCAGATCGTCTGCGGGGACATATACAGCCTGAATAGATGTAATAGAGCCCTCAAGCGTAGAAGTGATCCTTTCTTGGAGTTCTCCAACGTCCGTACCTAATGTTGGTTGATACCCAACTGCTGAAGGCATTCTGCCTAAAAGTGCCGAAACTTCTGAACCAGCCTGCACAAATCTGAAGATGTTGTCTACAAAAAGAAGTACGTCTTGCTTATTTACATCCCGGAAGTGTTCAGCCATTGTTAAAGCTGAAAGGCCTACCCTCATCCTTGCTCCAGGAGGCTCATTCATCTGGCCGAAGCACAATGCAACTTTTGATTTTGTAAGGTCGTCGGCATTGATAACGCCTGATTCTTTGAATTCTTCGTAGAGGTCGTTCCCTTCACGAGTGCGCTCTCCGACACCGCCGAAAACTGATACACCGCCATGCTCTTTGGCGATGTTATTGATTAACTCCTGAATTAAAACTGTTTTACCAACACCAGCACCACCAAATAGACCAACTTTTCCTCCTTGGCGATATGGAGCAAGCAAGTCAATAACTTTGATCCCAGTTTCGAAAACCTTTGGCTTTGTTTCTAAATCTGTAAGTTTTGGGGCGGGGCGATGTATTGGGGCTGTTGCGGAACTTGTAACAGGACCTTGTTCGTCTACGGGTTCACCTAAGACATTAAAAATTCTGCCAAGTGTTGCTTCACCTACTGGAACCGAGATGGGTGCCCCTGTATCAAGTGCCTCCATCCCCCGGACAAGACCATCAGTGCCACTCATGGCAACAGCACGCACTCTGTGATCTCCTAGGAGCTGTTGTACTTCTGCTGTCAGAGCAACATCTTGCCCTGCAGGATTTTTGCCTTCTATGCGGAGAGCATTAAGTATTTTGGGCAGCTTGCCGGCAGGGAATTCCACATCCAATACCGGACCTATGACCTGGCGAACGACGCCCATGGTGCCGGATGAGGTAGTAGCAGCAGCAGCCATAAGAAAATTTGGTGAATTTAGGGGGCGGGCTATGAACTATTGCCCTTCCTTAGCGGCGCAAGATTACCACTGTGCCCGAACCATAAGCTTGGGTTCGGTCAACCGCACAGTTGAAATGTGGCGGAGCAGTGGTGTCTCCGAATAGGCTCGCACTCGTCGGGGCTGACTGCTAGCTCAGCTCTCGTTGTGGCGTTTTACGCCCTGTTGTTGATCCTCCTGCATTAATCCATGGCAGCTGTTTCTCTCAGCGTCTCCACTGTTAAGCCTCTCGGAGACCGCGTTTTTATTAAAGTCTCCGAATCGGAGGAGAAAACCGCCGGTGGCATTCTTTTGCCAGATACCGCTAAGGAAAAGCCACAGGTCGGAGAGGTCGCCCAGGTTGGTCCTGGTAAGCGCAATGAAGACGGATCTCGTCAGTCACCTGAAGTTGGAGTAGGAGACAAGGTCCTCTACAGCAAGTATGCAGGTACCGACATCAAGCTCGGTAGTGATGAATACGTTCTTTTGTCCGAGAAGGACATCCTTGCAGTTGTTAACTGAAGTTTTTCAGTTAACTCTGCCCTTCAATTGAATTAAAAACCATCCCTTTTCAGGAAAACGCTTCCCATGGCTAAGCGCATTATTTACAACGAGCAAGCCCGTCGAGCACTCGAACGTGGTATTGACATTCTGGCCGAATCAGTGGCCGTGACACTTGGTCCTAAAGGACGAAATGTTGTTTTAGAGAAAAAGTTTGGGGCCCCTCAAATTATCAATGATGGTGTAACCATTGCTAAGGAAATTGAGTTAGAGGATCACATTGAAAATACCGGTGTTGCATTGATCCGGCAGGCAGCTTCCAAAACAAATGATGCGGCTGGAGATGGTACAACTACAGCTACAGTTTTGGCACATGCGATGGTCAAAGCTGGTTTAAGAAATGTAGCTGCCGGAGCTAATGCAATAACCCTTAAAAAGGGAATAGATAAGGCTACTGAATTTTTGGTTCAGCAAATCCAAGATCATTCGAAGCCCATCAGCGATAGCAATGCAATTGCCCAATGCGGAACTATTGCTGCTGGTAATGATGAAGAAGTGGGTCGCATGATTGCCAATGCCATGGACAAGGTTGGAAAGGAAGGGGTGATTTCCCTTGAAGAAGGCAAATCCATGACAACTGAGCTAGAAGTCACTGAGGGCATGCGCTTTGACAAGGGGTATATATCTCCTTACTTCGCTACTGATACCGAGAGAATGGAAGCAGTTCTCGATGAGCCTTACATTCTTTTAACTGATAAAAAAATTGCTTTAGTTCAGGACTTGGTTCCTGTGCTTGAGCAGATTGCTCGTACAGGTAAACCACTTTTGATAATTGCAGAGGATATAGAGAAGGAAGCTTTAGCCACATTGGTAGTGAATCGTCTTAGAGGCGTCTTAAATGTTGCAGCTGTCAAGGCACCAGGTTTTGGCGATAGGCGCAAAGCCATGCTTGAGGACATGGCAGTTCTTACTAATGGTCAGTTGATTACTGAGGATGCTGGCCTGAAGATAGAAAATGCAACCTTGGAAATGCTAGGTACAGCTCGTAGAGTCACTATCAACAAGGACAACAGCACAATCGTCGCAGAAGGTAATGAAGAGGCTGTAAAAGCTAGATGCGAGCAGATTAAGAAGCAGATGGATGAAACTGACTCCACTTATGACAAGGAAAAGCTTCAAGAGCGTCTTGCCAAACTCGCTGGCGGAGTGGCAGTAGTAAAAGTTGGTGCCGCAACTGAAACAGAGATGAAAGATAAAAAACTTCGTCTCGAGGATGCTATTAACGCTACCAAGGCAGCTGTTGAAGAGGGAATAGTCCCTGGAGGAGGTACCACTTTGGCTCATCTTGCACCTGCATTGCAGGACTGGGCTTCAGCCAATCTCGCTGGAGAAGAGCTGATAGGTGCAAATATTGTTGAAGCTGCCCTTACCTCTCCTTTGATGAGGATTGCTGAGAATGCAGGCGCTAATGGTGCTGTAGTTGCTGAAAATGTTAAGAGTAAGCCTATTAGCGATGGTTATAATGCAGCTACAGGTGAATACGTTGACATGCTTGCAGCAGGCATAGTTGACCCTGCGAAAGTTACACGTTCTGGCTTGCAAAATGCTGCTTCTATAGCTGGAATGGTCCTTACGACCGAGTGTATTGTTGCTGATTTGCCAGAAAAGAAAGAAGCAGCACCTGCAGGAGCAGGAGCTGGCATGGGCGGTGATTTCGATTATTAATTGCATTTGGTTAGAACAAAAAAGAAGGGACCGAAAGGTCCCTTCTTTTTTGTTCTAACTTAAGTACTGATCCAGATTATTTTTGATGTATTTTTTTTGCTTATATTCTAATTTTGGATCTATTTAAGCCATCCTGCACTAAGAATAATTGCAAGGCTCAAGAAGATAGTTAGACAAGCCCAAGTCGTTTTACTAAGAGTTGCTTCTGCGCTGCTTGCACTTGTAAACATTGAACTACCACTTGCTGCCAAGCCTCCCATACCATCGCCTTTTGGGCTATGCAAAAGAACTAAAAGTATTAGGAGTAGGCCTGAAGCTACCCAGACCCAGGAAAGAATTGAAATAAGCATTTTTTCAGTCTAGAAAATTTTTTGGGAATCCCTGTTTTGGGAAAGAGAATTCTCTTTTATACGGGTTGAGGCAACCTTGGAGGGATTCTAGGTAATTCGATATTTTCTATTAATGAAGAACCTGTCATTGCCTCTGGTTTTGGGAGCTCTAGAAGCTGCAGAACTGTAGGAGCTATATCGGCTAGTCCTCCACCCTCTCTCAAGCGGATTTGATTCCCATGGCCAATTAGCTTTCTTTTTTCTCCTTCAACAAGAATTACAGGAACAGGATTGGTGGTATGGGCTGTCCAGGGTTGGCCATCAGGACCTTTCATTAGTTCAGCATTGCCATGATCAGCGGTAATGATCAAAGTTCCGCTCATTCGGCCAGTGGCATCTAAGAGGCGCCCTATGCAGTCGTCTACTTTCCTGATGGCCTCCTGTGCAGCTTCCATCACCCCTGTATGACCAACCATGTCAGGATTTGCGTAGTTGATGACAATTAAGGAATAGGAACCGCTTTCAATAGCTTCGATGCAGCCATTCGTAAGTGCATCTGCCGACATGGAAGGGGCTAGGTCATAGGTAGCAACTCTTGGAGATGGAACAAGGTGACGATCTTCCCCTTTTAGGGGCTTTTCTATCCCTCCATTTAAGAAGTAGGTGACATGAGGATATTTCTCTGTTTCAGCTGTGCGGAATTGACGTAGCCCGTGTTCTGAAACAACTTGTCCCAAGAGGTTGTCAAGTGATTCTGGCGGAAAGACAACTGATACAGGAAGTTCTGCTTCGTACTGAGTAAATGTCACAACATTGATATTTGGCTTGTATGGGCGGGCGAACTTATTGAAGTCTTTAATTGTTAGAGCTTGGATTAATTGTCTTGCTCTGTCTGGGCGAAAGTTAAACATTATTAGTCCATCACCTTCTTTGATGTAGCTAGAAGAAAGTCTTGTTGGCTCTAGAAACTCGTCTGTAGTTCCATTCCCATAACTTTTTTGCAAGACCTCAGTTGAGGTGCAATTACTGATAGGTAGATTTGGATTGGTTAATAGATCGAATGATTTAGCCGTTCTCTCCCATCGATTGTCTCGATCCATCGCCCAATATCTGCCTGCAATGCTTGCAAGTTTGCCAATTCCGATTTCTTCTAATTTTTGTTGTATTCCTTTCAGGTAAGTAGTTGCACTTTGAGTAGGGGTGTCTCTCCCATCCGTAATTGCATGGATAGCTATTTTTTTCAGGCCAGCTGATTTTGCCCAATCAAGTAACCCATATAAATGTTCTAGATGGCTATGCACCCCACCATCTGAACAGAGCCCAATTAAATGAAGGGTTTTCTCAGATGCTTTTAAAGATCCTGCAAGGTTTTTTAGGACATTGGTATCCCC harbors:
- the groES gene encoding co-chaperone GroES, producing MAAVSLSVSTVKPLGDRVFIKVSESEEKTAGGILLPDTAKEKPQVGEVAQVGPGKRNEDGSRQSPEVGVGDKVLYSKYAGTDIKLGSDEYVLLSEKDILAVVN
- the secG gene encoding preprotein translocase subunit SecG, translated to MLISILSWVWVASGLLLILLVLLHSPKGDGMGGLAASGSSMFTSASSAEATLSKTTWACLTIFLSLAIILSAGWLK
- the atpD gene encoding F0F1 ATP synthase subunit beta, which translates into the protein MAAAATTSSGTMGVVRQVIGPVLDVEFPAGKLPKILNALRIEGKNPAGQDVALTAEVQQLLGDHRVRAVAMSGTDGLVRGMEALDTGAPISVPVGEATLGRIFNVLGEPVDEQGPVTSSATAPIHRPAPKLTDLETKPKVFETGIKVIDLLAPYRQGGKVGLFGGAGVGKTVLIQELINNIAKEHGGVSVFGGVGERTREGNDLYEEFKESGVINADDLTKSKVALCFGQMNEPPGARMRVGLSALTMAEHFRDVNKQDVLLFVDNIFRFVQAGSEVSALLGRMPSAVGYQPTLGTDVGELQERITSTLEGSITSIQAVYVPADDLTDPAPATTFAHLDATTVLARALAAKGIYPAVDPLDSTSTMLQPSVVGDEHYQTARSVQSTLQRYKELQDIIAILGLDELSEEDRRTVDRARKIEKFLSQPFFVAEIFTGMSGKYVKLEDTIAGFNMILSGELDHLPEQAFYLVGNIDEVKAKAEKISAEAKG
- the groL gene encoding chaperonin GroEL (60 kDa chaperone family; promotes refolding of misfolded polypeptides especially under stressful conditions; forms two stacked rings of heptamers to form a barrel-shaped 14mer; ends can be capped by GroES; misfolded proteins enter the barrel where they are refolded when GroES binds) produces the protein MAKRIIYNEQARRALERGIDILAESVAVTLGPKGRNVVLEKKFGAPQIINDGVTIAKEIELEDHIENTGVALIRQAASKTNDAAGDGTTTATVLAHAMVKAGLRNVAAGANAITLKKGIDKATEFLVQQIQDHSKPISDSNAIAQCGTIAAGNDEEVGRMIANAMDKVGKEGVISLEEGKSMTTELEVTEGMRFDKGYISPYFATDTERMEAVLDEPYILLTDKKIALVQDLVPVLEQIARTGKPLLIIAEDIEKEALATLVVNRLRGVLNVAAVKAPGFGDRRKAMLEDMAVLTNGQLITEDAGLKIENATLEMLGTARRVTINKDNSTIVAEGNEEAVKARCEQIKKQMDETDSTYDKEKLQERLAKLAGGVAVVKVGAATETEMKDKKLRLEDAINATKAAVEEGIVPGGGTTLAHLAPALQDWASANLAGEELIGANIVEAALTSPLMRIAENAGANGAVVAENVKSKPISDGYNAATGEYVDMLAAGIVDPAKVTRSGLQNAASIAGMVLTTECIVADLPEKKEAAPAGAGAGMGGDFDY
- a CDS encoding transaldolase family protein, whose protein sequence is MGLKLFLDSADRTAWAECLPLGLFSGITTNPSLLKASKESSEIINFRRFVKEAEQLGIKELHIQAWGETATKIIDCGFALAQLATPSIKVFIKIPITKNGTKAAKILIASNIAVTLTACFEAEQALIASALGASYIAAYLGRINDHGKDGEKELISMQKILKESESNCQLLVASIRNKSEITRLSHQGINNFTIRKEIAQDLFNVKATIEAADLFEKDAL
- the atpC gene encoding ATP synthase F1 subunit epsilon encodes the protein MSLTLRVLAPDKSVFDGPADEIILPSTTGLLGVLPGHISMVTALDIGVMRVLTNGNWNSIALMGGFAEVEADDVTVLVNGAELGESINSSSAEAELEKAKTNLSQFEGQEPSTEKLKAQQVLSRARARVQASKSLNP
- the gpmI gene encoding 2,3-bisphosphoglycerate-independent phosphoglycerate mutase, with protein sequence MPKSISGDFNPSCQIAPVVLAILDGWGHREQSENNAIRSTETPVIDALWHAYPHTLIQASGADVGLPDNQMGNSEVGHLTIGAGRIIQQELVRISEAVNQNKLGDTNVLKNLAGSLKASEKTLHLIGLCSDGGVHSHLEHLYGLLDWAKSAGLKKIAIHAITDGRDTPTQSATTYLKGIQQKLEEIGIGKLASIAGRYWAMDRDNRWERTAKSFDLLTNPNLPISNCTSTEVLQKSYGNGTTDEFLEPTRLSSSYIKEGDGLIMFNFRPDRARQLIQALTIKDFNKFARPYKPNINVVTFTQYEAELPVSVVFPPESLDNLLGQVVSEHGLRQFRTAETEKYPHVTYFLNGGIEKPLKGEDRHLVPSPRVATYDLAPSMSADALTNGCIEAIESGSYSLIVINYANPDMVGHTGVMEAAQEAIRKVDDCIGRLLDATGRMSGTLIITADHGNAELMKGPDGQPWTAHTTNPVPVILVEGEKRKLIGHGNQIRLREGGGLADIAPTVLQLLELPKPEAMTGSSLIENIELPRIPPRLPQPV